One stretch of Manis pentadactyla isolate mManPen7 chromosome 10, mManPen7.hap1, whole genome shotgun sequence DNA includes these proteins:
- the LOC118915499 gene encoding tubulin alpha-1B chain isoform X1 has protein sequence MRECISIHVGQAGVQIGNACWELYCLEHGIQPDGQMPSDKTIGGGDDSFNTFFSETGAGKHVPRAVFVDLEPTVIDEVRTGTYRQLFHPEQLITGKEDAANNYARGHYTIGKEIIDLVLDRIRKLADQCTGLQGFLVFHSFGGGTGSGFTSLLMERLSVDYGKKSKLEFSIYPAPQVSTAVVEPYNSILTTHTTLEHSDCAFMVDNEAIYDICRRNLDIERPTYTNLNRLISQIVSSITASLRFDGALNVDLTEFQTNLVPYPRIHFPLATYAPVISAEKAYHEQLSVAEITNACFEPANQMVKCDPRHGKYMACCLLYRGDVVPKDVNAAIATIKTKRSIQFVDWCPTGFKVGINYQPPTVVPGGDLAKVQRAVCMLSNTTAIAEAWARLDHKFDLMYAKRAFVHWYVGEGMEEGEFSEAREDMAALEKDYEEVGVDSVEGEGEEEGEEY, from the exons ATG CGTGAGTGCATCTCCATCCACGTAGGTCAGGCTGGCGTCCAGATCGGCAACGCCTGCTGGGAGCTCTACTGCCTGGAACACGGCATCCAGCCCGATGGCCAAATGCCAAGTGACAAGACCATTGGGGGAGGAGATGACTCCTTCAACACCTTCTTCAGTGAGACGGGGGCGGGCAAACATGTGCCCAGGGCAGTGTTTGTCGACCTGGAACCTACCGTCATTG ATGAAGTTCGCACTGGCACCTACCGCCAGCTCTTCCACCCTGAACAGCTCATCACAGGCAAGGAAGATGCTGCCAATAACTATGCCCGGGGGCACTACACCATTGGCAAGGAGATCATCGACCTCGTCTTGGACCGAATTCGGAAGCTG GCGGACCAGTGCACAGGCCTTCAGGGCTTCTTGGTTTTCCACAGCTTTGGTGGGGGAACTGGTTCTGGGTTCACCTCCCTGCTGATGGAACGTCTCTCTGTCGATTATGGCAAGAAGTCCAAGCTGGAGTTCTCCATTTACCCAGCCCCCCAGGTTTCCACAGCTGTAGTTGAGCCCTACAACTCCATCCTCACCACCCACACCACCCTGGAGCACTCTGATTGTGCCTTCATGGTAGACAATGAGGCCATCTATGACATCTGTCGTAGAAACCTGGATATTGAGCGCCCCACCTACACTAACCTGAACCGCCTTATTAGCCAGATTGTGTCCTCCATCACTGCCTCCCTCAGATTTGATGGAGCCCTGAATGTTGATCTGACAGAATTCCAGACCAACCTGGTGCCCTATCCCCGCATCCACTTCCCTCTGGCCACTTACGCCCCAGTCATCTCTGCTGAGAAAGCCTACCACGAACAGCTTTCTGTAGCAGAGATCACCAATGCTTGCTTTGAGCCAGCCAACCAGATGGTGAAATGCGACCCTCGCCATGGTAAATACATGGCTTGCTGCCTGTTGTACCGTGGTGATGTGGTTCCCAAAGATGTCAATGCTGCCATTGCCACCATCAAGACCAAGCGCAGCATCCAGTTTGTGGACTGGTGCCCCACTGGCTTCAAAGTTGGCATTAATTACCAGCCTCCCACTGTGGTGCCTGGTGGGGACCTGGCCAAAGTACAGCgagctgtgtgcatgctgagcaACACCACAGCCATTGCTGAGGCCTGGGCTCGCCTGGACCACAAGTTTGACCTGATGTATGCCAAGCGTGCCTTTGTTCACTGGTACGTGGGTGAGGGCATGGAGGAAGGGGAGTTTTCTGAGGCCCGGGAGGACATGGCTGCCCTCGAGAAGGATTATGAGGAGGTTGGTGTGGATTCTGTTGAAGGAGAGGGTGAGGAAGAAGGAGAGGAATACTAA
- the LOC118915499 gene encoding tubulin alpha-1B chain isoform X2, which produces MRECISIHVGQAGVQIGNACWELYCLEHGIQPDGQMPSDKTIGGGDDSFNTFFSETGAGKHVPRAVFVDLEPTVIDEVRTGTYRQLFHPEQLITGKEDAANNYARGHYTIGKEIIDLVLDRIRKLADQCTGLQGFLVFHSFGGGTGSGFTSLLMERLSVDYGKKSKLEFSIYPAPQVSTAVVEPYNSILTTHTTLEHSDCAFMVDNEAIYDICRRNLDIERPTYTNLNRLISQIVSSITASLRFDGALNVDLTEFQTNLVPYPRIHFPLATYAPVISAEKAYHEQLSVAEITNACFEPANQMVKCDPRHGKYMACCLLYRGDVVPKDVNAAIATIKTKRSIQFVDWCPTGFKVGINYQPPTVVPGGDLAKVQRAVCMLSNTTAIAEAWARLDHKFDLMYAKRAFVHWYVGEGMEEGEFSEAREDMAALEKDYEEVGVDSVEGEGEEEGEEY; this is translated from the exons CGTGAGTGCATCTCCATCCACGTAGGTCAGGCTGGCGTCCAGATCGGCAACGCCTGCTGGGAGCTCTACTGCCTGGAACACGGCATCCAGCCCGATGGCCAAATGCCAAGTGACAAGACCATTGGGGGAGGAGATGACTCCTTCAACACCTTCTTCAGTGAGACGGGGGCGGGCAAACATGTGCCCAGGGCAGTGTTTGTCGACCTGGAACCTACCGTCATTG ATGAAGTTCGCACTGGCACCTACCGCCAGCTCTTCCACCCTGAACAGCTCATCACAGGCAAGGAAGATGCTGCCAATAACTATGCCCGGGGGCACTACACCATTGGCAAGGAGATCATCGACCTCGTCTTGGACCGAATTCGGAAGCTG GCGGACCAGTGCACAGGCCTTCAGGGCTTCTTGGTTTTCCACAGCTTTGGTGGGGGAACTGGTTCTGGGTTCACCTCCCTGCTGATGGAACGTCTCTCTGTCGATTATGGCAAGAAGTCCAAGCTGGAGTTCTCCATTTACCCAGCCCCCCAGGTTTCCACAGCTGTAGTTGAGCCCTACAACTCCATCCTCACCACCCACACCACCCTGGAGCACTCTGATTGTGCCTTCATGGTAGACAATGAGGCCATCTATGACATCTGTCGTAGAAACCTGGATATTGAGCGCCCCACCTACACTAACCTGAACCGCCTTATTAGCCAGATTGTGTCCTCCATCACTGCCTCCCTCAGATTTGATGGAGCCCTGAATGTTGATCTGACAGAATTCCAGACCAACCTGGTGCCCTATCCCCGCATCCACTTCCCTCTGGCCACTTACGCCCCAGTCATCTCTGCTGAGAAAGCCTACCACGAACAGCTTTCTGTAGCAGAGATCACCAATGCTTGCTTTGAGCCAGCCAACCAGATGGTGAAATGCGACCCTCGCCATGGTAAATACATGGCTTGCTGCCTGTTGTACCGTGGTGATGTGGTTCCCAAAGATGTCAATGCTGCCATTGCCACCATCAAGACCAAGCGCAGCATCCAGTTTGTGGACTGGTGCCCCACTGGCTTCAAAGTTGGCATTAATTACCAGCCTCCCACTGTGGTGCCTGGTGGGGACCTGGCCAAAGTACAGCgagctgtgtgcatgctgagcaACACCACAGCCATTGCTGAGGCCTGGGCTCGCCTGGACCACAAGTTTGACCTGATGTATGCCAAGCGTGCCTTTGTTCACTGGTACGTGGGTGAGGGCATGGAGGAAGGGGAGTTTTCTGAGGCCCGGGAGGACATGGCTGCCCTCGAGAAGGATTATGAGGAGGTTGGTGTGGATTCTGTTGAAGGAGAGGGTGAGGAAGAAGGAGAGGAATACTAA